The following coding sequences are from one Beggiatoa alba B18LD window:
- a CDS encoding Fe2+-dependent dioxygenase, with protein MLLSIPNVLNPEQIKYCRERLASTGWVDGRVTAGYQGYQVKNNQQLPENSPIAKELGDLILSAIERHPLFISAALPLRVYPPMFNCYAEGMYFGNHIDNAVRIIPNSNGQKIRTDVSATLFLAEPDEYDDGELLIEDTYGVNAIKLPAGHMVVYPSTSLHRVSPVTRGARIACFLWVQSMIRHDAQRSMLFDMDTAIQRLNQTNADEAARVQLTGCYHNLLRMWADI; from the coding sequence ATGCTGTTATCTATTCCAAACGTACTTAATCCAGAACAAATTAAATACTGTCGTGAACGCCTTGCAAGCACAGGCTGGGTTGATGGACGAGTCACCGCAGGCTATCAAGGCTACCAAGTTAAAAATAATCAACAACTGCCCGAAAATTCCCCCATAGCCAAAGAACTCGGCGACCTGATTTTAAGCGCGATTGAACGTCATCCCCTATTTATCAGCGCGGCACTGCCCTTGCGCGTCTATCCGCCCATGTTCAACTGCTACGCCGAAGGTATGTATTTTGGCAACCACATCGACAACGCCGTGCGCATTATCCCCAATAGCAACGGACAAAAAATCCGCACCGATGTATCCGCTACCCTCTTTCTTGCAGAACCCGACGAATACGACGATGGCGAATTGCTCATTGAAGACACCTACGGCGTAAACGCCATTAAATTACCTGCGGGACACATGGTTGTTTACCCCTCCACCAGCTTGCACCGTGTTTCCCCCGTCACCCGTGGGGCGCGTATCGCCTGTTTTCTCTGGGTACAAAGCATGATACGCCACGACGCACAACGCTCAATGCTCTTTGATATGGATACCGCTATCCAACGGCTAAACCAAACCAACGCCGACGAAGCCGCCCGTGTTCAACTCACAGGTTGTTATCACAACCTCCTCAGAATGTGGGCTGATATATGA
- a CDS encoding PepSY domain-containing protein, whose amino-acid sequence MSFKFNARTWHAWLSFILAIPFLIVAVTAIFLYHGQALGFRDKMINVSWLPAYSDAPRNDPQSDIRIFLPVTDGAWIGTAGGLVRQTSDNVQLLPQFAGQEIRNLFQWTGKTVVLTQQGLWLENNNEWKRISPRGFITSAFVAGEQLYLVLRGKPLQTTNDGGQTWVDVTQFKDTLAKLPPSEAKAGEISIARFIRDLHTGTAIVGHDAEWLWGDIIAAIFLFLIGTGIYLWWRGQLRRLISKFQS is encoded by the coding sequence ATGAGCTTTAAATTCAACGCCCGCACGTGGCACGCATGGCTATCATTCATTCTTGCGATACCCTTTTTAATTGTCGCTGTTACCGCTATTTTTCTCTATCACGGGCAAGCTCTCGGTTTTCGAGACAAAATGATAAATGTCAGTTGGCTACCCGCCTACAGCGACGCGCCCCGCAATGACCCACAAAGCGACATCCGCATTTTTCTACCTGTCACTGATGGCGCGTGGATAGGCACAGCAGGCGGATTAGTTCGCCAAACGAGCGACAATGTGCAACTGCTTCCCCAATTTGCAGGGCAAGAAATTCGCAATTTATTCCAATGGACAGGGAAAACCGTTGTTTTAACGCAACAAGGCTTATGGCTAGAAAATAACAATGAATGGAAACGCATCAGCCCACGCGGATTTATTACCAGCGCATTTGTAGCGGGGGAACAACTCTATTTAGTCTTACGTGGCAAACCGTTGCAAACGACAAACGATGGTGGGCAAACATGGGTAGATGTAACACAATTTAAAGACACACTGGCTAAATTACCGCCAAGCGAAGCAAAAGCGGGAGAAATCAGTATTGCACGATTTATCCGAGACTTACACACAGGCACAGCGATTGTGGGACACGATGCCGAATGGCTTTGGGGCGATATTATCGCCGCGATTTTCCTCTTTTTAATTGGAACAGGGATTTATTTATGGTGGCGCGGACAATTACGCCGTTTAATCTCTAAATTCCAATCCTAG